Proteins encoded within one genomic window of Eublepharis macularius isolate TG4126 chromosome 10, MPM_Emac_v1.0, whole genome shotgun sequence:
- the LOC129336577 gene encoding estradiol 17-beta-dehydrogenase 11-like, whose translation MHLLLEIPLFLLIILYSCLEAFVKLFIPVKRKAVDGEIVLITGAGHGLGRAMAYEFAQRRCKLVLWDINKHGIEETAEECKRLGATAHAFVVDCSKKEEIYCIAEKVKREIGDVSILMNNAGVISTTDLLSIEDHEIQKTFEVNILAHYWTSKAFLPTMMRNNHGHIVTVASAVGHIVAPFIVPYCSSKFAAVGFHRALTQELTALKKNGVQTSCVCPMFINSDFVKNPSSRLMPPLEPEEVAKQVMEGILTNQNMIFVPPFLKVSVMLDRLLPVRAIPALWRLNDLKFDVVVAYKDKEK comes from the exons ATGCACCTCTTGCTTGAGATCCCCTTGTTTTTGCTGATTATTTTATATTCCTGTTTGGAGGCCTTTGTCAAGCTTTTCATTCCTGTGAAGAGAAAGGCTGTCGATGGAGAGATCGTCCTGATCACGGGAGCTGGCCACGGACTGGGGAGAGCCATGGCTTACGAATTTGCACAGCGTCGCTGCAAATTAGTTCTCTGGGATATCAACAAG CATGGCATTGAAGAAACAGCCGAAGAATGCAAAAGATTGGGAGCCACAGCTCATGCCTTCGTGGTGGACTGCAGCAAGAAGGAGGAAATCTACTGTATTGCAGAGAAG GTGAAAAGAGAAATTGGGGATGTATCTATCTTGATGAACAATgctggagtgatctccaccacaGATCTGCTGTCGATTGAGGACCATGAAATTCAGAAGACATTTGAAGTCAACATTCTTGCTCATTACTGG ACTTCAAAAGCATTCTTGCCAACCATGATGAGGAACAACCATGGCCATATTGTCACTGTAGCATCTGCTGTTGGTCACATAGTGGCTCCATTTATTGTGCCTTATTG CTCAAGCAAATTTGCTGCTGTTGGCTTTCACAGAGCTCTGACGCAGGAACTGACTGCACTGAAAAAGAATGGAGTCCAAACTTCATGTGTCTGTCCTATGTTTATAAACAGTGACTTTGTCAAAAATCCCTCTTCAAG ACTGATGCCGCCTTTGGAGCCAGAAGAAGTAGCAAAGCAAGTTATGGAGGGAATACTAACCAACCAAAATATGATTTTTGTTCCACCATTTCTCAAAGTCAGTGTAATGCTGGATAG